A window of the Hordeum vulgare subsp. vulgare chromosome 5H, MorexV3_pseudomolecules_assembly, whole genome shotgun sequence genome harbors these coding sequences:
- the LOC123453189 gene encoding probable protein phosphatase 2C 36: MLGALLRFLSACGGSWQTSPAPPHAAPASDPASDSSASASDGRDGLLWWRDLARCAAGDVSAALVQANHTLEDQCRLHSAPPLGTLLAVFDGHAGHAAARFACDHFLPNLLEAASGPGGVTADAIRDAFAATEAAFIAQVSSQWDTNPDLATVGSCCLVGVVHDRTLFVANLGDSRAVLGKKVGRSGQIVAEQLSTEHNANDEAIRQELMAQHPDDPQIVALKHGVWRVKGIIQVSRSLGDAYLKDAKYNTERIKPKFRVSEPFSRPIMSAEPTIVSHSIQPNDCFVIFASDGLWEHLTNQEAVEIVHNNQRAGSAKRLIKAALQEAARKREMRYSDLMRIDKKVRRHFHDDITVIVLFINHELLAKGNAQVPPLSIRSALDH; the protein is encoded by the exons ATGCTGGGCGCGCTCCTCAGGTTCCTCTCGGCGTGCGGCGGGTCCTGGCAGACCTCGCccgcgccgccccacgccgccccgGCCTCCGACCCCGCCTCCGactcctccgcctccgcctctgaCGGCCGCGACGGCCTGCTCTGGTGGCGCGACCTCGCGCGCTGCGCCGCCGGGGACGTCTCCGCCGCGCTCGTCCAGGCCAACCACACGCTCGAGGACCAGTGCCGCCTCCACTCCGCCCCGCCCCTCGGCACCCTCCTCGCCGTCTTCGACGGCCACGCCGGCCACGCCGCCGCCCGCTTCGCCTGCGACCACTTCCTTCCCAACCTCCTAG AGGCCGCGTCCGGCCCGGGGGGCGTCACCGCGGACGCCATCAGGGACGCCTTCGCGGCAACCGAGGCGGCCTTCATCGCGCAGGTGTCCAGCCAGTGGGACACCAACCCGGACCTGGCCACCGTCGGCTCCTGCTGCCTCGTCGGCGTCGTGCACGACCGCACCCTCTTCGTCGCCAACCTGGGGGACTCCCGGGCCGTCCTGGGGAAGAAGGTGGGGCGCTCCGGCCAGATTGTCGCCGAGCAGCTCTCCACCGAGCACAACGCCAATGACGAGGCTATCAGGCAGGAGCTCATGGCCCAGCACCCCGATGACCCGCAGATCGTCGCACTTAAGCATGGGGTCTGGAGAGTGAAGGGCATCATACAG GTGTCGCGGTCACTCGGTGATGCATACCTGAAAGACGCAAAGTATAACACGGAACGGATCAAACCCAAGTTCAGAGTCTCTGAACCATTCAGCAGACCTATAATGAGTGCTGAACCAACTATCGTCTCGCACAGCATTCAACCAAATGACTGTTTCGTCATATTTGCCTCAGATGGCTTGTGGGAGCACTTGACTAACCAGGAAGCCGTAGAGATTGTTCACAACAATCAACGCGCT GGGAGCGCAAAAAGGCTCATAAAAGCAGCACTCCAAGAAGCAGCGCGGAAACGTGAGATGCGTTACTCAGACCTCATGAGGATCGACAAGAAAGTCCGCCGGCATTTCCACGACGACATCACTGTCATCGTCTTATTCATAAATCACGAGCTGTTAGCGAAAGGAAATGCGCAAGTGCCGCCCCTTTCCATCAGATCCGCCTTAGACCACtga
- the LOC123453187 gene encoding uncharacterized protein LOC123453187 isoform X2, with protein sequence MEPAAVSASASSSADGGAFLEFVDYAISVLTSSGGDGDESPGAGPAPAGPPWGWTVAQVLKSCRAYSSGVTAATLLSDLFQSWTEQRKSLTAKRKVEVTSLLNPRSKRRRLPRTVTIDSIHEKNFLSPKSVLEAVVIDVFVLPGTNIYMLTLGDMWSTSTIDLYLHRRYYNYIGQHCILKKGREVVLTGCCLRTAVEGSGHARILPTEYMVILLDEEQDEDAMLLAAQFCTYSFSSLKEEKSRNDVVYSFYSRIEKIETLEPFGCTERKQIVLVDNDDEKIKFILWGEQVSLANLFSVGSMLALDSPYIGNFAPNNHEEPQELCLEYGSATQVYLVPIAQHEEQAYVSDLHGKMVGVSLFGTVTSVRKVSTSGTTFYLEIEDATGVVLTKLIFTRHWSLGRVGVGHMVYISGLTCSLNKTNILEVSWSEKEPGSLFVNLSLLPALLNSTCLHNISLLSDLPHSANRTHICRVQLDHIDCDSLKLLLFHNLCGYVVDEQPDGLQCPFCKVACQNGCTPGFQLHLTIADDSEKVFAWCVGQTAVEFLQISPEEYMELPEDDQAMYLFTFQNESFTVAIANTSKRFDGYAENAEALPLWEITRAQRCE encoded by the exons ATGGAGCCAGCCGCcgtctccgcctcagcctcctcctCCGCGGACGGGGGCGCCTTCCTCGAGTTCGTAGACTACGCCATCTCCGTCCTCACCTCCTCCGGGGGCGACGGCGATGAGTCCCCCGGCGCGGGGCCGGCGCCGGCGGGGCCGCCCTGGGGGTGGACGGTGGCGCAGGTGCTCAAGTCCTGCCGCGCCTACTCCAGCGGCGTCaccgccgccaccctcctctccgACCTCTTCCAG TCCTGGACAGAGCAGCGTAAATCTCTTACCGCAAAGAGGAAGGTTGAAGTGACCAGCCTTCTAAACCCAAGGAGTAAGAGAAGGAGGCTTCCCAGGACTGTCACAATCGATTCTATCCATGAGAAGAACTTCCTTTCTCCCAAGAGTGTCCTTGAGGCAGTCGTCATCGATGTTTTCGTTCTTCCTG GTACAAATATATACATGCTTACCTTGGGAGACATGTGGAGTACGTCCACTATTGATCTGTATCTACACCGAAG GTATTACAACTATATAGGACAGCATTGTATCTTGAAGAAGGGTCGAGAAGTTGTGCTCACAGGATGCTGTCTTCGTACAGCTGTAGAGGGATCTGGCCATGCTCGTATTTTGCCAACAGAATACATGGTGATATTGCTTGATGAG gaacaagatgaagatgccatgcTACTTGCTGCACAGTTTTGCACATATTCGTTTTCTTCTTTGAAGGAAGAGAAAAGTAGAAATGATGTTGTATACTCATTTTATTCCAG GATTGAGAAGATTGAGACCTTGGAGCCTTTTGGATGTACAGAAAGAAAGCAGATTGTGCTTGTAGATAATGATGATGAGAAGATCAAATTTATTTTATGGGGAGAGCAGGTTTCACTTGCAAATCTTTTCAG TGTAGGGAGCATGCTTGCATTGGACAGCCCTTATATTGGCAATTTTGCGCCCAATAATCACGAGGAGCCTCAAGAATTGTGCCTTGAGTATGGTAGCGCAACACAGGTTTACCTGGTGCCAATTGCTCAACATGAGGAACAG GCCTATGTAAGTGATCTTCATGGTAAAATGGTGGGAGTTAGTCTCTTTGGCACTGTAACAAGTGTTCGCAAAGTAAGCACGTCTGGGACTACATTCTATTTGGAGATAGAAGATGCAACAGGAGTTGTTCTGACGAAGCTTATCTTTACTAGACACTG GTCATTAGGTAGAGTTGGAGTTGGTCATATGGTGTACATCTCTGGTCTGACTTGTAGTTTGAATAAAACAAACAT TCTTGAAGTCTCATGGAGCGAAAAGGAGCCAGGATCGCTGTTTGTTAACTTGAGCTTGCTGCCAGCGTTGTTGAATTCAACATGCCTGCATAATATATCACTCTTGTCAGATCTGCCCCATTCAGCAAACAGAACACAT ATATGCCGTGTTCAACTTGACCACATCGATTGTGACAGTTTAAAGCTGTTGCTATTCCACAATCTCTGTGGTTATGTCGTGGATGAACAGCCAGATGGCCTTCAGTGTCCCTTCTGTAAAGTGGCCTGCCAGAATGGATGCACGCCTGGCTTTCAGTTGCACTTGACAATTGCAGACGACAGCGAGAAGGTCTTTGCATGGTGTGTTGGTCAAACGGCTGTAGAGTTCCTTCAAATATCCCCTGAAGAGTATATGGAACTCCCTGAG GACGACCAGGCGATGTATCTCTTCACTTTCCAGAACGAGAGCTTCACGGTCGCCATCGCCAACACCAGCAAGCGGTTCGATGGGTACGCTGAGAACGCCGAGGCCCTCCCTCTGTGGGAAATCACGAGAGCCCAGAGATGCGAATGA
- the LOC123453187 gene encoding uncharacterized protein LOC123453187 isoform X1, whose translation MEPAAVSASASSSADGGAFLEFVDYAISVLTSSGGDGDESPGAGPAPAGPPWGWTVAQVLKSCRAYSSGVTAATLLSDLFQSWTEQRKSLTAKRKVEVTSLLNPRSKRRRLPRTVTIDSIHEKNFLSPKSVLEAVVIDVFVLPGTNIYMLTLGDMWSTSTIDLYLHRRYYNYIGQHCILKKGREVVLTGCCLRTAVEGSGHARILPTEYMVILLDEEQDEDAMLLAAQFCTYSFSSLKEEKSRNDVVYSFYSRIEKIETLEPFGCTERKQIVLVDNDDEKIKFILWGEQVSLANLFSVGSMLALDSPYIGNFAPNNHEEPQELCLEYGSATQVYLVPIAQHEEQVFLTPTQVRSQGPRLSCVPVDNMASQVTLPRDLHGAVDFSKYPFRAYVSDLHGKMVGVSLFGTVTSVRKVSTSGTTFYLEIEDATGVVLTKLIFTRHWSLGRVGVGHMVYISGLTCSLNKTNILEVSWSEKEPGSLFVNLSLLPALLNSTCLHNISLLSDLPHSANRTHICRVQLDHIDCDSLKLLLFHNLCGYVVDEQPDGLQCPFCKVACQNGCTPGFQLHLTIADDSEKVFAWCVGQTAVEFLQISPEEYMELPEDDQAMYLFTFQNESFTVAIANTSKRFDGYAENAEALPLWEITRAQRCE comes from the exons ATGGAGCCAGCCGCcgtctccgcctcagcctcctcctCCGCGGACGGGGGCGCCTTCCTCGAGTTCGTAGACTACGCCATCTCCGTCCTCACCTCCTCCGGGGGCGACGGCGATGAGTCCCCCGGCGCGGGGCCGGCGCCGGCGGGGCCGCCCTGGGGGTGGACGGTGGCGCAGGTGCTCAAGTCCTGCCGCGCCTACTCCAGCGGCGTCaccgccgccaccctcctctccgACCTCTTCCAG TCCTGGACAGAGCAGCGTAAATCTCTTACCGCAAAGAGGAAGGTTGAAGTGACCAGCCTTCTAAACCCAAGGAGTAAGAGAAGGAGGCTTCCCAGGACTGTCACAATCGATTCTATCCATGAGAAGAACTTCCTTTCTCCCAAGAGTGTCCTTGAGGCAGTCGTCATCGATGTTTTCGTTCTTCCTG GTACAAATATATACATGCTTACCTTGGGAGACATGTGGAGTACGTCCACTATTGATCTGTATCTACACCGAAG GTATTACAACTATATAGGACAGCATTGTATCTTGAAGAAGGGTCGAGAAGTTGTGCTCACAGGATGCTGTCTTCGTACAGCTGTAGAGGGATCTGGCCATGCTCGTATTTTGCCAACAGAATACATGGTGATATTGCTTGATGAG gaacaagatgaagatgccatgcTACTTGCTGCACAGTTTTGCACATATTCGTTTTCTTCTTTGAAGGAAGAGAAAAGTAGAAATGATGTTGTATACTCATTTTATTCCAG GATTGAGAAGATTGAGACCTTGGAGCCTTTTGGATGTACAGAAAGAAAGCAGATTGTGCTTGTAGATAATGATGATGAGAAGATCAAATTTATTTTATGGGGAGAGCAGGTTTCACTTGCAAATCTTTTCAG TGTAGGGAGCATGCTTGCATTGGACAGCCCTTATATTGGCAATTTTGCGCCCAATAATCACGAGGAGCCTCAAGAATTGTGCCTTGAGTATGGTAGCGCAACACAGGTTTACCTGGTGCCAATTGCTCAACATGAGGAACAG GTATTCCTCACACCTACTCAAGTAAGGAGCCAAGGACCTCGGCTGTCATGTGTTCCAGTTGATAATATGGCTTCGCAAGTAACATTACCACGTGACTTGCATGGTGCAGTTGACTTCAGCAAATATCCTTTTCGA GCCTATGTAAGTGATCTTCATGGTAAAATGGTGGGAGTTAGTCTCTTTGGCACTGTAACAAGTGTTCGCAAAGTAAGCACGTCTGGGACTACATTCTATTTGGAGATAGAAGATGCAACAGGAGTTGTTCTGACGAAGCTTATCTTTACTAGACACTG GTCATTAGGTAGAGTTGGAGTTGGTCATATGGTGTACATCTCTGGTCTGACTTGTAGTTTGAATAAAACAAACAT TCTTGAAGTCTCATGGAGCGAAAAGGAGCCAGGATCGCTGTTTGTTAACTTGAGCTTGCTGCCAGCGTTGTTGAATTCAACATGCCTGCATAATATATCACTCTTGTCAGATCTGCCCCATTCAGCAAACAGAACACAT ATATGCCGTGTTCAACTTGACCACATCGATTGTGACAGTTTAAAGCTGTTGCTATTCCACAATCTCTGTGGTTATGTCGTGGATGAACAGCCAGATGGCCTTCAGTGTCCCTTCTGTAAAGTGGCCTGCCAGAATGGATGCACGCCTGGCTTTCAGTTGCACTTGACAATTGCAGACGACAGCGAGAAGGTCTTTGCATGGTGTGTTGGTCAAACGGCTGTAGAGTTCCTTCAAATATCCCCTGAAGAGTATATGGAACTCCCTGAG GACGACCAGGCGATGTATCTCTTCACTTTCCAGAACGAGAGCTTCACGGTCGCCATCGCCAACACCAGCAAGCGGTTCGATGGGTACGCTGAGAACGCCGAGGCCCTCCCTCTGTGGGAAATCACGAGAGCCCAGAGATGCGAATGA